The following DNA comes from Fusarium fujikuroi IMI 58289 draft genome, chromosome FFUJ_chr03.
tatcaaggtcggatgttttcttgctccctgaggcctaccttaggtagtgCTTAACCCCACGTACGTACCCAAGGTTGGACAGATCAGACATGGAAGTAACCACAGCCTAAGGAGTACATGCGAGCATCCTCGGCTCTGGCcgacctaggtaggtaccctTGTAATATGGAAGTCGCCAGCTGGGCATGCCGAGGGGAGCTCAACAGCTAAAACGTGACGAAATAAGTCACGACCCCAACCAGCTGTAGCTTCGTCCCATCCCCAACTCCCACTTCGACTCCAACTTCAAGAGTCTCGCCCAAACCCTTTGAAACTCATTGAACTTGAAAAATACCTCACCGCATCATCACTCCGCCTGGCCCTGATATCGCATTCAGTCAAAGCAATgccaccatcgtcatcaaactCAGCCGCTGCGTCGCGAAGCGCAAGTCGGCGACTGATAAAGGAGTTGGATACATGGAGCACAGAgcaaaaggaagagaagggcaTCGAACGTCTTGGACCAGTCAACGAGGGCGACTTGATGGAGTGGGAAGCCGTCATCAACGGACGAGATATAGGCCACGGCTACGATGGTCAGCTCAGCTCTTGAttttgccatcttcatctactAACATCTTGCAGAGGGGCGCTGGCTCATCAATATTTCCATCCCATCGACTTACCCCCTCGCACCACCGAAGATGACGTTCGTCACGCCCATTGTTCACCCGAATATTGCCCTTCAAACTGGCGAGATCTGCCTCGACCTGCTCAAGGACGCATGGACACCTGCATATAGTGTCTTGGAGTGTGTTCGAGCCGTGCGCATGTTGCTGGGCTGCCCTGAGACCGA
Coding sequences within:
- a CDS encoding probable PEX4-E2 ubiquitin-conjugating enzyme-peroxin, giving the protein MPPSSSNSAAASRSASRRLIKELDTWSTEQKEEKGIERLGPVNEGDLMEWEAVINGRDIGHGYDEGRWLINISIPSTYPLAPPKMTFVTPIVHPNIALQTGEICLDLLKDAWTPAYSVLECVRAVRMLLGCPETDSPLNVDVAALLRSGDVLGTRKLVEFWCRDSDGRYEGP